Proteins from a single region of Dyadobacter fanqingshengii:
- a CDS encoding DUF4174 domain-containing protein, giving the protein MKTLLGLILIASLMADQPRKVLLFYTESGEAIWKSQVETLSASQKGINERDIKIKSIPYNEENRSEWRKWEIDSTSKFTFLLIGRDGGEKLRSDEIVKAEKLFGLIDAMPMRKAEVKRN; this is encoded by the coding sequence ATGAAAACACTATTGGGATTAATACTCATCGCATCGCTCATGGCCGATCAACCACGCAAGGTTCTGCTTTTTTACACTGAAAGCGGTGAAGCAATATGGAAGTCGCAGGTAGAGACGCTCAGCGCATCTCAGAAAGGCATTAACGAGCGGGATATCAAGATTAAATCCATCCCTTATAATGAGGAAAATCGCTCCGAATGGCGAAAATGGGAAATCGACAGCACAAGCAAGTTTACATTTCTCCTGATCGGCCGCGACGGCGGTGAAAAGTTACGATCCGACGAAATCGTAAAGGCTGAAAAATTGTTCGGCCTGATCGATGCCATGCCTATGCGAAAAGCAGAAGTGAAGCGTAATTGA
- a CDS encoding YceI family protein: protein METKRFAVEGSQSSIDWTGKKVTGAHNGTIDIKAGELLLNDGKLAGGNFVIDTTSIKILDITDPGYNAQFASHLFSADFFSTEDFPEAQFVITEADHLAGEGYLITGDLTIKGITHEISFRAEVHVSGDRITAAGKIVVDRTHYDMKFRSGNFFTNLGDTLIYNEFELEVQLTAFAVL, encoded by the coding sequence ATGGAAACAAAAAGATTTGCAGTCGAAGGTTCGCAAAGCAGCATCGACTGGACAGGAAAAAAAGTTACAGGCGCACATAATGGCACCATTGACATTAAAGCGGGCGAACTGCTGTTAAATGATGGGAAGTTGGCCGGAGGAAATTTCGTCATCGACACAACTTCAATCAAAATTCTGGACATTACTGATCCGGGTTATAATGCACAATTTGCAAGCCACCTGTTTTCAGCGGATTTTTTCTCGACAGAAGATTTTCCCGAAGCGCAATTTGTAATTACTGAGGCAGATCACCTCGCGGGTGAGGGCTATTTGATCACTGGCGATCTGACCATTAAAGGTATTACACACGAGATCTCCTTCCGGGCCGAGGTACATGTTTCGGGTGACAGGATCACTGCTGCCGGCAAAATCGTGGTTGATCGTACGCACTACGACATGAAGTTCCGTTCAGGTAACTTCTTCACCAACCTGGGCGACACGCTCATTTACAACGAATTTGAACTTGAAGTACAATTGACTGCATTCGCAGTCCTTTAA
- a CDS encoding nuclear transport factor 2 family protein: MTNHTDHAAAIAAVLSDYFKGVFKGDINRLRSVFHPQALVAGDVNGQGYFKTLEQYLDGVKNRKSPFELGESYRMEIISIEVINLIAVAKLRLPMFEFNYYDLLSLTIVDGKWVIVNKLLTNVSVVPGDISPQASQE; this comes from the coding sequence ATGACTAATCACACAGATCACGCAGCGGCTATTGCTGCTGTATTATCGGACTATTTTAAGGGGGTTTTTAAAGGCGACATTAACCGCCTCCGCAGCGTATTTCACCCGCAGGCACTGGTGGCCGGAGATGTGAACGGACAAGGTTATTTCAAAACACTGGAACAATATCTCGACGGTGTTAAGAACAGAAAAAGCCCTTTTGAACTTGGGGAAAGCTATCGCATGGAAATTATTTCCATTGAAGTCATCAACCTGATCGCTGTTGCAAAGCTCCGTCTGCCCATGTTTGAATTTAATTATTACGATCTGTTGTCGTTGACGATAGTTGATGGAAAATGGGTGATTGTGAACAAGTTATTAACCAATGTATCCGTCGTCCCGGGTGATATCTCCCCACAGGCCAGTCAGGAATAG
- a CDS encoding sulfatase family protein translates to MMINKTKQFTILGVVLATLIATTGWQFAAKENKASKPNIVLINLDDLGYGDVGAYGATALQTPNMDRIANGGIRFTNGYATSSTCTPSRFALVTGVYPWRNKDAKILPGDAPLLIDTAQMTIPKILKKAGYATGIVGKWHLGLGNGNTDWNQEIKPGPNQLGFDYSYILAATQDRVPTVYIENTRVVGLDANDPIQVSYKENFPGEPTGKDNPDLLKMKWHHGHDQSITNGISRIGYMKGGAKAKWNDEEMADLFLTKAQQFITEHKSKPFFLYYAMQQPHVPRTPNPRFKGVTGLGPRGDAIAEADWCLGELLKTLEKEGVLENTLIIFTSDNGPVVNDGYHDEAVEKLGNHKPAGPLRGGKYSLFEAGVRVPFMTYWKGTIKPAVSDAVVCQLDLLSSLAHLAGEEVKGLDSQNYLDVFLGKSKKGRNELIIEASSRTALRQGDFVMIPPYDGPAVNKQVNIELGNAKEYQLYNVKKDIGQQNNLAKSQPEKLKQLITAYGQLQEGNSKIKVENLKLE, encoded by the coding sequence ATGATGATAAATAAAACAAAGCAGTTTACAATACTTGGTGTCGTGCTCGCCACGCTCATTGCGACGACGGGCTGGCAATTTGCGGCAAAAGAAAATAAGGCATCGAAGCCCAATATCGTGCTGATCAACCTCGATGACCTGGGTTACGGCGACGTGGGTGCGTACGGAGCCACGGCTTTGCAGACGCCGAATATGGATCGGATCGCGAATGGCGGCATTCGTTTTACAAATGGTTATGCCACTTCGTCGACCTGCACGCCGAGCCGGTTTGCACTGGTAACCGGCGTTTATCCCTGGCGTAACAAGGACGCGAAGATCTTGCCCGGTGATGCCCCGCTGCTGATCGATACAGCCCAGATGACCATTCCCAAAATCCTTAAAAAAGCGGGTTATGCGACGGGTATCGTAGGGAAATGGCACCTTGGTCTAGGCAATGGCAACACAGATTGGAACCAGGAAATTAAACCCGGCCCCAACCAGCTCGGTTTTGATTACTCCTACATTTTAGCTGCAACCCAGGATCGCGTACCAACCGTTTACATTGAAAACACCCGCGTAGTCGGCCTTGATGCTAATGATCCGATACAGGTGAGTTACAAAGAAAATTTTCCGGGCGAGCCGACAGGGAAGGATAACCCCGATTTATTAAAAATGAAGTGGCATCATGGTCACGATCAGAGCATTACGAATGGAATTTCCCGCATTGGTTACATGAAGGGCGGTGCAAAAGCCAAATGGAACGATGAAGAAATGGCTGATCTTTTCCTGACCAAGGCACAGCAATTTATTACCGAGCATAAATCGAAGCCATTTTTCCTGTACTACGCCATGCAGCAGCCGCACGTGCCGCGCACGCCTAATCCACGCTTCAAAGGCGTAACCGGCCTGGGGCCCAGAGGCGACGCAATTGCCGAAGCCGACTGGTGCCTGGGCGAGTTGCTGAAAACGCTCGAAAAAGAAGGAGTGCTGGAAAATACACTGATCATCTTCACCAGCGATAACGGCCCGGTGGTCAATGACGGTTACCACGACGAAGCAGTTGAAAAACTGGGAAATCACAAGCCCGCAGGCCCATTACGCGGCGGGAAATACAGTTTATTCGAAGCGGGCGTGCGGGTGCCGTTTATGACTTACTGGAAAGGCACGATCAAGCCAGCAGTTTCCGATGCAGTTGTTTGTCAGCTCGATTTGCTGAGCTCGCTGGCGCATTTGGCAGGGGAGGAAGTGAAAGGTTTGGATAGTCAGAATTACCTGGATGTGTTTTTGGGTAAAAGCAAAAAAGGAAGGAACGAGCTTATTATTGAAGCCAGTTCACGCACAGCGTTGCGGCAGGGTGATTTTGTGATGATACCGCCTTACGACGGTCCGGCGGTGAACAAACAGGTTAATATCGAATTGGGAAATGCAAAAGAATATCAGTTGTACAATGTGAAGAAAGATATTGGTCAGCAAAATAATCTGGCAAAGTCGCAGCCCGAAAAGTTGAAGCAATTAATCACCGCTTACGGCCAGTTGCAAGAAGGTAATTCAAAAATAAAGGTTGAAAATCTTAAACTCGAATAG
- a CDS encoding TrkH family potassium uptake protein, whose protein sequence is MSIICSMVVVFHLGYNTDPDIEHMTNRILEWCFFFFALALAAKTFTAFKSKSSVISRVGEALLLFYFLAVIIADSYHFSATDGTELVKPEWMYLGIFAILIIEISKQTLFFDKFYFNPTLLFVLSFLALILVGTALLLLPKTTHHQQLSFVDALFLATSAVCITGLSVVDIAGEFTRFGQTILLVLVQIGGLGIMTFTGFFGYFFSGGFSYKNQLMFTELIGENKVSSVISTLYKIILVTFFFEILGGFFIYLSLDPAQFDDRAEQLYFTIFHAITAFCNAGFSTLPDGLNNEMVRFNYELHLSIIGLYVMGGLGFGIIFNSYEFIRRWVFNIYHKARYGRHFLHRARIIAFNSKIIAYTSFFLILFGFILVFILEYKHTLRAHESLYGKMVTALFIGTSPRSAGFNTVMISGLAFPTVMLIFLLMWIGAAPGSTGGGIKVTTFALATLNIAMLAKGKDSIEIFGRKVSDDSVSRALGIISLSLIFLGAAIFMLTVTDPDKNLLSLAFETFSAYSTTGLSLGVTPQLSNAGRLVIILTMFVGRVGSLTLLVAFIRKSKPTDYRLPAEQMNF, encoded by the coding sequence ATGAGCATCATTTGCTCCATGGTGGTTGTTTTTCACTTGGGCTATAATACCGACCCAGACATCGAGCATATGACGAACCGTATACTCGAATGGTGTTTTTTCTTTTTTGCCCTGGCATTGGCTGCGAAGACATTCACAGCATTTAAGAGCAAATCCTCTGTCATTTCAAGGGTAGGCGAGGCGTTGCTGCTTTTCTATTTTCTTGCCGTTATCATTGCCGACAGCTATCATTTTTCTGCGACCGATGGCACCGAACTTGTCAAGCCGGAGTGGATGTACCTGGGCATTTTTGCCATTTTGATCATTGAAATTTCAAAGCAGACGCTGTTTTTCGACAAGTTCTATTTCAATCCGACACTGCTTTTCGTTCTGAGCTTTTTGGCGTTGATACTGGTCGGCACGGCACTGTTACTGCTTCCTAAAACGACCCATCATCAGCAACTTAGTTTTGTAGATGCGCTTTTTCTGGCAACGAGTGCAGTTTGCATTACCGGTTTGTCAGTGGTTGATATTGCGGGCGAATTTACCCGCTTCGGCCAGACGATCCTGCTGGTGCTGGTTCAGATCGGCGGGTTGGGAATCATGACATTCACGGGCTTTTTTGGCTACTTTTTCTCAGGTGGATTTTCGTACAAAAACCAGCTGATGTTTACCGAGCTCATTGGCGAGAACAAGGTAAGCTCGGTGATTTCTACTTTATATAAAATTATCCTTGTTACCTTCTTTTTTGAAATACTGGGTGGCTTTTTCATTTATCTGAGCCTCGACCCCGCACAATTCGATGACCGGGCCGAGCAGCTTTATTTCACCATTTTTCATGCCATAACAGCCTTCTGTAATGCAGGCTTTTCCACGTTGCCTGATGGGCTGAACAACGAAATGGTCCGTTTTAATTATGAGCTGCATCTATCCATTATCGGGCTTTATGTAATGGGCGGGCTTGGTTTCGGGATCATTTTTAATTCATATGAATTCATCCGGCGCTGGGTTTTTAACATTTATCATAAGGCCAGATATGGCCGCCATTTTCTGCACAGGGCACGCATAATCGCCTTTAATTCCAAAATAATAGCCTACACCAGCTTTTTTCTGATCCTCTTTGGGTTCATCCTGGTTTTTATTTTGGAATACAAACACACGCTCCGTGCGCATGAAAGCCTTTACGGCAAGATGGTCACTGCCTTATTTATCGGCACCAGCCCGCGCTCGGCAGGTTTTAATACCGTGATGATCAGCGGACTGGCTTTTCCTACTGTAATGCTGATCTTTCTGCTGATGTGGATCGGGGCGGCTCCGGGCTCAACCGGAGGAGGCATTAAGGTGACTACATTCGCGCTTGCCACCCTCAATATTGCTATGCTGGCGAAGGGGAAGGATAGTATAGAGATTTTTGGGAGAAAAGTATCCGATGATTCCGTCTCGAGGGCGCTGGGCATCATTTCCCTGTCGCTTATTTTCCTCGGCGCAGCCATATTTATGCTAACGGTTACGGATCCCGATAAAAACCTGCTGTCCCTGGCATTTGAAACCTTTTCAGCTTACAGTACAACCGGGCTGAGCCTTGGTGTAACCCCGCAATTGAGTAATGCAGGGCGGTTGGTGATCATTTTAACTATGTTTGTCGGCCGGGTAGGCTCGCTCACATTGCTGGTGGCATTTATCAGAAAGTCAAAACCAACAGATTACCGGCTGCCGGCAGAGCAAATGAACTTTTAA
- a CDS encoding potassium channel family protein, whose protein sequence is MKYIIFGLGSFGKSLAIRLTELGHETIGVDSNMQKVEQLKDRITHTVCMDCTDKSAVSSLPLKDADSVIVAIGEDEGASLLATALLKQLGVKKIIGRVVSDLQKTVLEAMQIEEYILPEEESAERLAMRLDNSGIVDSFKVSEKYSIIETRVPERYIGMTLAEADLTNRYNVIVLTVLTLSKESENGLAKIFKRASGIATPNTVMHENEVLVLFGELKDIETLMH, encoded by the coding sequence ATGAAGTATATCATATTTGGACTCGGAAGCTTTGGAAAATCACTGGCTATTCGCCTGACGGAACTTGGCCACGAAACGATCGGGGTAGACAGTAATATGCAGAAAGTGGAGCAGCTGAAAGATCGCATCACGCATACGGTGTGCATGGATTGTACGGATAAAAGTGCAGTGAGCTCACTCCCGCTGAAAGATGCGGACTCGGTGATCGTTGCCATCGGGGAGGACGAAGGCGCGTCGCTGCTGGCAACAGCGCTGCTCAAACAGCTCGGCGTTAAAAAGATCATCGGCCGGGTCGTTTCGGATCTGCAGAAAACGGTTTTGGAGGCGATGCAGATTGAAGAATACATTCTTCCCGAAGAGGAATCGGCCGAAAGACTGGCCATGCGCCTGGATAATTCCGGCATCGTGGATTCCTTCAAAGTTTCCGAAAAATACAGCATTATCGAAACCCGTGTCCCGGAACGATATATAGGCATGACACTTGCAGAGGCGGATCTAACCAATCGCTATAATGTGATTGTACTCACGGTGCTTACCCTTTCCAAAGAGTCAGAAAATGGGCTGGCCAAAATCTTTAAAAGGGCCTCCGGCATCGCGACACCTAACACCGTAATGCATGAAAATGAAGTGCTGGTCCTGTTTGGGGAATTAAAAGATATTGAAACGCTCATGCATTAA
- a CDS encoding ABC transporter permease, giving the protein MLLASPLAWWALSNWLGTFAYSTGLSWWIFAVSGVAATSIAMLTVSFQAIKAAWLNPVTSLRAE; this is encoded by the coding sequence ATGCTACTTGCCTCCCCGCTCGCATGGTGGGCTTTGAGCAACTGGCTCGGAACATTCGCATACAGCACCGGGCTCAGCTGGTGGATTTTTGCGGTGTCCGGCGTAGCAGCCACATCCATAGCCATGCTCACGGTTAGTTTTCAAGCGATCAAGGCTGCATGGCTGAACCCCGTTACCAGTTTGCGAGCTGAATAA
- a CDS encoding alpha/beta fold hydrolase, translating to MKCQVVFLLIISALTAHGQTVEERRKQYLKESLLINQSSDHRHPISRRVTDLDSTWLEWQKRTGELPPDFEQLRSYPFLPEPLITEKDGKKQHIKTRGEWDQRRDWIKEQFQYWVSGMRPPAPSDFKVRILSERTEGSTKIQMIELSFGPGYKAKMSFELMIPGGKGPFPVYMTQWTHRNWAQLALRRGYVACVYAGADSKDDTQAYQSLYPEYDFTALMRRAWGASRVIDYLVTRKEINPKQIAITGHSRNGKQALWASAFDDRIAAVVASSCGTGGITPWRMSDPQYVNQTLDDIASNAAHWFHPRLRFFFGREDKLPIDQNLLIALMAPRHILFQYSTVEQQLNPWANEQSYHSAKKVFAFMGVANNIALAPRMGEHAVAARDVEQCIDFLDASFKRNNIPWNTTLNFDYDFEKWAATRAAEKTEALSGKPLHFKIYEDQRKRKEQEERIAESIDWLLGKEPSGAKPSIVAPTDPSRVDWMDKITGRPIVKNTKSEHIGPYTALSDHVAATIYYPTDAAGNKKTRANGKIPVIIYLHEFAYAHGYAHGYSAERQGNSRLFQSLTDNGFAVMAIDLFGFGTRMKEAQHFYSRYPEWSKMGKMVSDTRACIDALETFENIDKNKIFLLGNTLGGQVALFTAAKDRRVAGLVTVAAFSPLRVSNSRYESIRTLSHAHGLIPKLGWYAENPAHSVVDYPEIISRIAPRPLLVIAPVLDRYTNIPAVRENLATAKDAYKMYGKPENLQTEYPIDINRISESFYDRINMFFKNVCEASD from the coding sequence ATGAAATGTCAAGTTGTGTTTCTCCTGATTATTTCTGCCCTTACTGCTCATGGACAAACCGTGGAGGAAAGGCGAAAGCAATATCTTAAAGAATCGCTTCTTATTAACCAGTCGTCGGACCACCGTCACCCGATTAGTCGTCGGGTGACGGACCTGGACAGCACATGGCTCGAGTGGCAAAAAAGAACGGGCGAGTTACCCCCGGATTTCGAACAACTACGCTCCTACCCCTTTTTACCCGAACCACTGATCACTGAAAAAGATGGAAAGAAGCAGCACATTAAAACCCGGGGTGAGTGGGATCAAAGACGAGATTGGATAAAAGAACAATTTCAATACTGGGTATCCGGAATGCGGCCTCCTGCACCCAGCGATTTTAAAGTCAGAATTCTTAGTGAGCGTACAGAAGGTTCCACAAAAATTCAAATGATAGAACTATCGTTCGGGCCCGGCTACAAAGCCAAAATGAGCTTTGAACTGATGATACCTGGTGGAAAAGGGCCATTCCCCGTTTACATGACGCAATGGACCCATCGGAACTGGGCACAACTCGCACTCAGGAGAGGCTATGTAGCCTGTGTATATGCCGGAGCCGACAGTAAAGATGACACACAGGCTTACCAATCACTTTACCCCGAATATGATTTCACGGCATTGATGCGCCGGGCTTGGGGAGCATCCCGTGTGATAGATTACCTGGTAACGCGCAAAGAAATCAATCCAAAACAAATTGCGATTACCGGACATTCCCGCAACGGGAAGCAGGCGTTATGGGCCAGTGCATTTGACGACCGCATTGCCGCAGTAGTTGCCAGCAGTTGCGGCACGGGAGGCATCACGCCATGGCGTATGAGCGATCCTCAATATGTGAATCAGACCCTCGACGATATCGCCTCCAACGCAGCGCACTGGTTTCATCCGAGACTGCGTTTTTTCTTTGGCCGGGAGGATAAATTACCCATCGATCAAAATTTGCTGATCGCGCTGATGGCCCCGAGGCATATCCTTTTTCAATATTCGACCGTTGAGCAGCAACTCAATCCGTGGGCCAACGAGCAGTCGTATCACTCTGCCAAAAAAGTCTTTGCCTTTATGGGTGTTGCAAACAACATAGCGCTTGCTCCCCGGATGGGTGAACACGCAGTGGCGGCAAGAGATGTGGAGCAATGCATCGATTTTCTTGATGCAAGTTTTAAAAGAAATAACATTCCCTGGAATACGACCTTAAACTTTGACTATGATTTTGAGAAATGGGCGGCTACCCGCGCCGCAGAGAAAACGGAAGCTTTGTCCGGAAAACCCCTTCATTTTAAAATTTATGAGGATCAGAGAAAACGCAAAGAGCAGGAAGAGAGAATAGCGGAAAGCATCGATTGGCTTTTAGGTAAAGAGCCGTCCGGCGCAAAACCGTCCATAGTGGCTCCCACAGATCCGTCCCGCGTGGATTGGATGGACAAAATTACCGGCCGACCAATCGTTAAAAACACAAAATCTGAGCACATTGGCCCATATACCGCGCTTAGCGACCATGTAGCAGCCACAATCTATTATCCGACCGACGCAGCAGGGAATAAAAAAACGCGCGCGAATGGAAAAATACCGGTTATCATTTACCTGCATGAATTCGCCTATGCGCACGGATATGCACATGGTTATTCCGCAGAGCGACAAGGAAACAGCCGGCTTTTTCAATCCCTGACAGACAACGGTTTCGCTGTGATGGCCATCGATTTATTTGGATTTGGAACACGCATGAAAGAAGCGCAGCATTTCTATTCGCGTTACCCGGAATGGTCGAAAATGGGAAAAATGGTGAGTGATACGCGGGCATGCATTGATGCCCTGGAAACTTTTGAAAATATAGATAAAAACAAGATATTCCTTTTGGGAAATACGCTGGGAGGACAAGTAGCCTTGTTTACAGCAGCGAAGGACAGAAGAGTGGCCGGGCTGGTCACGGTTGCAGCATTTTCTCCGCTGCGTGTCTCAAACAGCAGATATGAAAGCATCAGGACCCTTTCGCATGCGCACGGGTTGATTCCAAAACTAGGATGGTACGCTGAAAATCCCGCTCATTCCGTAGTGGATTACCCCGAAATCATTTCCCGTATTGCACCGCGTCCGTTGCTTGTGATTGCGCCGGTTCTGGATAGGTATACCAACATTCCGGCAGTGAGAGAAAACCTTGCAACCGCAAAAGATGCATATAAAATGTACGGAAAACCAGAAAACCTGCAAACCGAGTATCCAATCGATATCAACCGGATATCCGAGTCATTTTACGACCGGATTAATATGTTTTTCAAAAATGTATGTGAAGCGTCGGATTAA